In the Hordeum vulgare subsp. vulgare chromosome 7H, MorexV3_pseudomolecules_assembly, whole genome shotgun sequence genome, one interval contains:
- the LOC123410677 gene encoding nucleosome assembly protein 1;1-like: MNGCDFKSRTGSRLDEIEGKFFEERVTLEAKYQKLYEPLYAKRYNIVNGVVEVDGVAQEPTSENAVEGGDSDYEIKVCTAS; encoded by the exons atgaatggttgtgacttCAAGAGTCGTACGGGGAGCCGACTTGATGAGATTGAGGGGAAGTTTTTTGAGGAAAGGGTCACCCTTGAAGCCAAGTACCAGAAGCTGTATGAACCATTGTACGCTAAG AGGTACAACATTGTAAATGGAGTTGTGGAGGTTGATGGCGTTGCTCAAGAACCTACGAGTGAAAATGCTGTAGAGGGGGGAGATTCAGATTATGAAATCAAAGTTTGCACTGCCTCTTAG
- the LOC123408802 gene encoding uncharacterized protein LOC123408802: MSVVLAVGSDEADLSMIPSLAARLKLSSQAASSFHVCVCFSKTNPSRLGEAKRPLGPPPPRATAVAPAASTRPHLPPGPSPLASARIARSPARPCPCLAQPPLGALPRTAGSAHPRQFRRSHPSACPAVPATAALSDPPLWRACRTSLLTLRKQRRALEPESLATRRPQLSREEERCVLLVLSRVDDWEQGCASDQVLLRISVAYVLVPFDLFRVLHIILKLLKLNDSELKDEFICLSIYHIQKLHWDPGYQFNAGKVVSLVTDDRHSLSKDSAQFGIVSGSLLQLLCSLVEQSDMEDMDRRDVFVKLADVIPRLASYLQEQQHIPKSLSQYSKHKILVVFIHPTIFCYEVKQSVTKYSSAIAFSMQMLMIRLKPHIQQNCSHIVCLLKLLRHHFQSLLHEPMFQHSTKLENCLEGSPFLLSGVGLGELQDKSTRHLQRQAMYLFLSCSIFLACSGNDSRLNCSCKSDHKGQGCTDNCNYFGLSEISVWFQRCCLDEILDSKSSTDIVLCFLQLYMEEDDMLFIILLQLLDAPLISLAIDKMETKWTSELIGAKLFSTIFDPVYIFHLFILQLHYDDHFVLVDYLIAKDVGVHYAQYLLRCLRLVSRCWDAFVDDSVYEAQIQKLNCKRQRIFKNINSFTGSSMEGTKLGSAHYKESKRKEPLFLSAKVCLLSFKRTLEDLHKKDLFPYNPKPLLKSLARFEELCLQY; this comes from the exons ATGAGCGTGGTCCTCGCGGTCGGTTCGGATGAAGCAGACCTTTCCATGATTCCGTCCTTGGCGGCGAGGCTGAAGCTGTCTTCGCAGGCGGCTTCTAGTTTCCATGTGTGCGTGTGCTTCTCAAAGACAAATCCATCCAGAT TGGGAGAGGCCAAGAGGCCGCTCGGTCCGCCCCCGCCTCGCGCAACCGCCGTTGCCCCCGCCGCTAGCACCCGTCCACATCTCCCGCCCGGCCCGTCGCCGCTCGCCTCCGCCCGCATCGCTCGCTCGCCCGCTCGGCCCTGCCCCTGCCTCGCGCAGCCGCCGCTCGGCGCTCTCCCCCGCACCGCCGGATCGGCCCATCCCCGCCAGTTCCGCCGCTCGCACCCGTCAGCGTGCCCCGCTGTCCCCGCCACCGCGGCGCTGTCCGATCCCCCACTCTGGCGAGCCTGCCGCACTTCCCTGCTTACTCTTCGTAAGCAACGCCGGGCACTC GAACCCGAATCGCTGGCGACGCGGCGGCCGCAGCTCTCGCGGGAGGAAGAGCGGTGCGTACTCCTCGTGCTCTCCCGG GTGGACGATTGGGAGCAAGGGTGCGCATCGGATCAGGTATTGCTTCGGATttcagttgcttatgttttggtcCCTTTTGACCTCTTTCGAGTACTACACATTATTCTGAAGCTTCTGAAACTCAATGACTCTGAACTGAAAGATGAATTCATTTGCCTGTCCATTTATCATATTCAGAAGTTACATTGGGATCCTGGTTACCAATTCAATGCGGGGAAAGTTGTAAGCCTTGTCACGGATGACCGACATAGTTTGAGTAAAGATTCTGCACAGTTTGGAATTGTGTCAGGCAGTCTCCTCCAGCTCTTGTGCTCTTTAGTTGAGCAAAGTGACATGGAAGACATGGACCGACGAGATGTATTTGTGAAACTTGCAGATGTCATTCCTAGATTAGCATCTTACTTACAAGAGCAACAGCATATCCCAAAAAGTCTCTCTCAGTATTCAAAGCACAAAATATTGGTAGTTTTCATACATCCAACAATCTTTTGTTACGAAGTGAAACAATCTGTAACCAAGTACTCATCAGCCATTGCTTTCTCAATGCAGATGTTAATGATAAGGCTTAAGCCTCACATACAACAGAACTGCTCACATATTGTTTGTTTGCTGAAATTACTTCGACACCACTTTCAGAGTCTACTCCATGAACCTATGTTCCAACATAGCACTAAACTGGAGAATTGTTTAGAAGGATCCCCATTTTTGTTGAGTGGTGTAGGTTTGGGCGAGCTTCAGGATAAATCTACCCGACACTTACAAAGACAGGCTATGTATTTGTTTCTTAGTTGTTCGATATTCTTGGCTTGCAGTGGAAATGATAGTAGACTGAATTGTTCATGTAAGAGCGATCACAAAGGGCAAGGCTGCACTGATAATTGCAACTATTTTGGCTTATCAGAAATCTCGGTTTGGTTTCAGAGATGTTGCTTAGACGAGATTTTGGACTCAAAATCATCAACAGACATTGTTTTATGCTTTCTGCAGTTATATATGGAGGAG GACGATATGTTATTCATCATTCTCTTGCAGCTTTTGGATGCTCCACTTATTTCGTTGGCAAT AGATAAGATGGAAACTAAATGGACGTCTGAACTGATTGGTGCCAAACTGTTCTCCACCATTTTTGACCCAGTTTATATTTTTCATC TATTTATTTTGCAGCTACACTATGATGATCACTTTGTACTTGTTGATTATCTCATAGCTAAAGATGTAGGTGTGCATTATGCCCAATATCTATTACG GTGCCTACGACTGGTATCCAGGTGTTGGGATGCTTTTGTTGACGACTCAGTTTACGAGGCGCAGATACAAAAACTCAACTGTAAAAGGCAAAGAATCTTCAAAAATATAAATAGTTTCACTGGTAGCTCAATGGAAGGCACCAAGTTAGGTTCCGCTCATTACAAGGAAAGTAAGAGGAAAGAACCACTTTTCCTGAGTGCTAAAGTATGCCTCCTTTCGTTCAAGAGAACATTGGAAGATCTTCATAAGAAAGATTTATTCCCTTACAATCCAAAGCCTCTCCTTAAAAG CTTGGCCAGATTTGAGGAGCTCTGTTTGCAGTACTGA